The segment GCCTTGTTCGGCGCGCTGTCCGACGCCGAGGGGACCGTGCGCGCGGGCGGCGTCGACCACGACCTGTCGTCCTTCGACCCTCGGGCCGCGCTCTCGGCCGGGATGGCGTTCGTGCCGGGCGATCGCAAGCGCGAGGGTGCAGTCGGCGACCTCACGCTGGCGGACAACATCACCATGCAGGCGATCGACCGACACCGTCCCTGGATGTTGCGTCGCGACGCGCTTCGACGTGACGGCGTGCGCCTCATCGAGGAGTACGACGTCCGGCCCGCGAGGCCCGAGGCGATGTACGGCTCGCTCAGCGGCGGCAACCAGCAGAAGGCCCTCATGGCGAAGTGGCTCACCACCGAACCCGACGTGCTCCTGCTGCACGAGCCGACGCAGGGTGTCGACGTGGGCGCTCGCGAGCAGATCTTCGCGGCGCTCGACGCGGCTCGCGAGCGCCGCACCGCCGTGGTCTGCGCCAGCTCCGACTGCGAGCAGCTCGCCCGGATCTGCGACCGCGTGGTGGTGGTCGCCCGCGGCAGGATCGCTGCGGAGCTGAGCGGCGACGCCATCGAGAAGGACCACCTGGTCGAGCAGGTCTACAACACCGCGACCATCACCGAACCGCAGCACCAGCACGAGGGGACACCCGCATGAGCGCACTGGCCGAGGAGAAGAAGAAGGCCGACCAGCAGGCGGAGGCATCGCCGCCGGCCGCCCGGAGAGGCGGGCCGCGCTGGCGCGACCTCGGACAGCGCTGGGCGCTGCTCATCGCCTGGGTGGTCGTCATCGTGGTGTTCGGTGCGCTACGTCCCGACATCTACCTGAGCGCGGCGAACTTCCAGACGATCTTCGGGTCGCAGGCGGTCCTCCTGCTGCTTGCGCTGGGACTGCTGCTGCCGCTCGTCACGGGCAACCTCGACCTGTCGGTCGCGGCGAACCTCGCGTTCTCCTCCGTGCTGCTCGCCGTGCTGCAGGTCGAGGCCGGACTGTCGCTCGGGGTCGCGGTCCTCGTGGTTCTGGCGGTCGGCGTCGTCATCGGCATGGTGAACGGCTTCCTGATCGTCGGGCTCGGCATCGACTCCCTCATCGCGACCCTCGGCATCGCCACGGTGCTCCAGGGCCTCGCGTTGGCGATCTCCAACGGTCAGACGTACTCGGGTGTCAGCTCGACCCTCATCAACCTCTCGGCGAACTACCGCTTCGCGGGCATCGCGCTGGGGTTCTGGTACGGCGTCGTCCTGACGCTCCTCCTGGCCTACCTGTTCGTGTTCACCGCGCTCGGTCGCCGCATGCTGTTCGTGGGCCGCAACGCCGAGGTCTCGCGCCTCAGCGGGGTGCCGGTGGCGCGCATCCAGTGGGGTGCGATGGTCGGGGCCGCAGTCATCGCGTCCTTTGCCGGCATCATCTACACCGGCAGCCAGGGAGCCGCCGACCCGACGTCGGGACTCGGCTTCCTCCTGCCCGCCTTCGCGGCGTGCTTCCTCGGATCGACCGCCGTGCAGCCGGGTCGGTTCAACCCCGTCGGCACGTTCATCGCGGTGTTCTTCCTCGTCAGTGGCATCACCGGTCTGCAGATCCTCGGCGCCGCCTCCTACGTCCAGCAGCTGTTCTACGGCGGGGCTCTCATCCTCGCAGTCGCTCTGGCGAAGATCCCCGAGCGCCGCCGCAAGCGCAAGAAGGTGGCGGCGTGAGGTCCGAGGCGATGTGGTGCGCCGATGAGTGACGCCTCACTCGCCGGACGTCGCGTCCTGGTCACCGGGGCCGCGGGCGGCATCGGTGCCGCCGTCGCGATCGCCGCGGCCGGTGCCGGTGCCGCGTCCGTCCTCCTGGCCGACCGCCCGGGAGCCGAGCTGTCGGCGGTGGCCTCGCAGGTCGAGGCCGCCGGCGCCGCGACCGTCGTCCTGGCCGCCGACCTGGGCGAGGCGGACGCCGTCGTCCAGCTGGCGAGCGAAGCCGTCGACCGGGCCGGGGAGATCGACGTGCTGGTCAACGCTGCCGGGGTGCACGAACGCGTGCTCGCCGCCGACACCGCCGTCGACGTGATGTCGCTCGACCTGTGGAACCTGGTGATGGCGATCAACCTGACCGCGCCCTTCCTGCTGACCCGCGAGCTCGCCTCGAGCATGCCGAACGGTGGCAGCATCGTGAACGTGGCTTCGCAGCTGGGCCTCGTGGGTGCAGCGGCCAGCCCGGCCTACACGACCAGCAAGGCCGGTCTGGTCCAGCTGACGCGGAGCACCGCGGTCGACCTGGCGGAGCGTGGCATCCGCTGCAACGCGGTGGCGCCCGGCGCCATCGAGACTGCCATGACCGACCGGATCCTCGCCTCCACCGCCGACCCGGCGGCTGCGCGGGCCGACGCCCTCGACACCTACGTGCTGAAGCGGTTCGGCCTGCCTGCCGAGGTCGCGGAGGCCGTGTGCTTCCTGGCCTCCGACGCCTCTGCGTGGACGACGGGCGCCTGCTTCGTCGTCGACGGCGGACAGACCGCCTGGCGCTGACGGAGCGCGACGCGCCACACGCCGACCGAACTTCATGACTACGTATACGAATCATTGACGGAGAGACCATGACCGAGACGACCGAGGCCACGACCCAGGCCATCAGCGACGACGTCACGACCGTGGCGGTCGTGGGCGCGGGGACCATGGGTCGCGGCATCGCCGGGCTGTTCCTGCGTGCCGGGCACGACGTGCGCATCCACGACCACCTGCCCGGCGTGGCCGCACGATGGGTGGACTCCCTCTCCGCCGACGAGCTGCGGGGCGACGACGGGCGGGTGCGTGCCACCGACGTCGCCACTCTCGAGGAGCTCGTGCAGGGCGCAGGCCTCGTGGTCGAGGTCGTCGCCGAGGACCGCGCGATCAAGGCCTCGGTCCTGCGGACGGTGTCGGAGCATGCGCCCGCGCACTGCATCATCGCCACCAACACGTCGTCGTTCCCGATCGACGAGCTCGCCGAGGACTGCCTGCGACCCGAGCGGTTCCTCGGCATGCACTTCTTCAACCCCGCCGACGTCATCCCCGGCGTCGAGGTCATCGCCGGCGAGGCGACCGACCCGGCCGTCGTCGAGCGGGTCTCCGCCTGGCTGACCGCCGCGGGCAAGCGTCCGGCCACCGTGCGCAGCTCGCCTGGCTTCATCGCCAACCGGCTGCAGATGGCGCTCTTCCTCGAGGCCGTGAAGTGCGTCGAGGAGGGACTGGTCACCGCCGCCGACCTGGACACGGTCGTCTCGACCTCCTTCGGGTTCAGGCTGCCGTTCTTCGGACCGTTCGCGATCGCCGACATGGCGGGCCTGGACGTGTACCGCAGCATCTTCGCGACCCTCCAGCAGGGCTTCGGGGACCGCTTCGCCGCCCCGGACTCGCTGGTGGCGCTCACCGACCAGGGCCACTACGGGCTGAAGACGGGCCGCGGCTTCCGCGCCTACGCACCCGACGAGGGCGAGACGCTCGTGGCGGCGCGCGACGACGCCTACGCCCGCATGAACGACCTGCTGTCGGACTCGTGAGCACCGACCAGCCCGACCCGCGACGAGAGGACCGACGATGACGACGAACGCCACCACCACGCTGAGCCGGGTCTGGCAGCCGATGCAGATCGGCCCGCTGCGGCTCAAGAACCGCATCATCGTGCCCCCGCGGGTGCTCAACTGGGGCGAGGACGGCGTGCTGAGCCAGCGCCACCTGGACCACTACCGCCGGCTGGTCGAGGGCGGCGCCGCCATGATCGTCACCGAGCAGCACGCGGCCTACCCCATCGCAAAGGGCTCCTTCCACCACCCGTGCTCGGCGTGGGAGATGCACTCCGTGCCGCAGTTCCAGAAGATGGCCGACATCGTGCACGAGCACGGCGCGATGGGTGCGGTCGAGCTCTTCGGGCCCGGTACCCACGACAAGGGCATGATGCTGCTCGACGAGTGGCACCCGCTGTGGGGCGTCTCGGACATCCCGTCGATCGTGCACAACGAGGTGCCGTCGGTGATGGGCCAGCGCGAGATCGACGAGATCGTCGCCGGTTTCGTCCGGTCGGCGCGCAACGTGCGCGACGGCGGCCTCGACGGGGTGGAGCTGCACGCCGCGCACGGCTACCTGCTGTGCCAGTTCCTGAGCTCGATCTACAACAAGCGCACCGACCGGTACGGCGGCTCGTTGGAGAACCGGGCCCGGATCATCCTCGACATCGCCCGGGGCATCCGCGCCGAGGTCGGCGACGACCTGGCGCTCGGCATCCGCCTGTCCTACGACGAGTTCGTCGACGGCGTCGGCATCACGCCCGACGAGGCCGACGAGCACGTGCGCCTGTTCGCCTCGACCGGGCTGTTCGACTACTTCAGCATCTCGGCGGGCAGCTACCACACGCTTCACCGCGGGACGGCGCCCATGCAGGAGGACGACGGCCACCTCGTGCCGTTCGCGCGACGCGCCAAGGAGATCGTGTCCGACCGGGCCGCTGTCATCGCCGTGGGCAAGATCAAGGACCTCCACCTGGCCGAGGAGGTCATCGCCTCGGGCGCCGCCGACGTCGTCGCCATGGGCCGGGCGCAGCTGGCCGACCCGCAGATCGTCCGCAAGACCCTCGAGGGGCGTGAGCACGAGATCATCCGCTGCACGAGCGTCAACGAGTGCATCGGGCGGTTGTTCGACGAGACCGAGGTCATCTGCATGATGAACCCGGTCACCGGCCGCGAGGCGCGCTGGGGCACCACCGACAGGGTCGCGCCCGAGGACGCGAAGAGCGTGCTGGTCGTGGGCGGGGGCCCCTCCGGCCTCAAGCTGGCCTCGGTCGCCGCCACGCGGGGCCATCGCGTGACCCTCGTGGAGGAGCGCGACGAGCTGGGCGGTCACCTGAACCTCCTGTCCTCGATGCCGCAGCAGCCCGGCTGGGCCGTCGCTGCGGACGACCTGGTGCGCGCGGCGCAGAACGCCGGTGTCGAGATCCGGCTCGGGACACGCGCCGACGCCGACTTCGTCCGGTCCTTCGGGGCCGACCGCGTCTTCCTGGCGGTCGGCTCGTACTACGACACCCGGGGAGTGAGTCCCTGGACGCCCCAGGTCGACGAGGTGCCCGGCATCGACGCCCCCCACGTCCTCGCCATCGACGAGGCCGTGCGCCGCGTGCTCGAGCACGGCGGCAGTGCTCTCGGTCCGCGCGTGGTGATCGTGGACGAGTCCGGGCAGTACCTGCCGCTCGGCCTGGCCGAGCTCGTGGCCGGGGCCGGGGCCCACGTCTCGATCGTCACCCCGCAGATGTACGTCGGAGCGGAGCTGGAGCGCCACCTCGGCCTGCCGTGGAAGATGCCCCGCCTGCTCGACCTCGGGGTCGAGTTCGTCCCGCAGCGGCGGCTCGACGCGGTCAGCGGCGCCTGCGTCGTGACGTCCGACCTCTGGAACGGGCGCTCGGTCGAGATCCCCGACGTGAGCACGCTGGTGCTCTCCATCCACCGCCGCTCCCGCACGGACCTGGCCGAGGAGCTCGTGGACCTCGGCGAGACCGTCCAGCGCGTGGGCGACGCGCTCGCCCCGCGCAAGATCGCCGAGCTCACCTACGAGGGTGAGCTCATCGGTCGTCAGATCTGATCCACCTCACCTCCGACACGAAGGACCAGCCATGCCCAAGATCCTGTACTCCACCGAGGCCACCACCACCACGGGCCGCGGCGGGTCCGTCGCCACGAGCGACGGTCGTCTCGACCTCCAGCTCTCCGCACCGAAGGAGCTGGGCGGCGACTCCGGCCCCGGCACCAACCCCGAGCAGCTGCTCGCCGCCGGGTACGCCGCGTGCTTCAACACGGCGCTCCGCGCGGTGCTGGGCCAGCACGACGTCACGGACGTCGAGCCGGTCGTCTCGGCGCAGGTCGGCATCTTCCGCTACCCGGAGGGCTACCGGCTCGACGTGGCGGTGACCGCCGAGCTCCCCGACGTCGACCCCGTCGTCGCGGAGAAGTACGTCGCCGAGGCCGACCAGATGTGCCCGTTCTCCGACGCGCTGCGCGGCGACGCGATCGTCAGCGTCGGGCTGGCGGAGTAGTGGTGGAGGGCCGCCGCCGTAGGGTCCTGGTCACCGGCGGGTCGCTGGGGATCGGCGCGGCGTGCGTGAGGTCCCTGGCCCAGGCCGGGGACCACGTGGTGGTGGCCGACGTGCTCGACGCGGAGGGGTCCGAGCTGGTGGCCGCGCTGGTCGCCGAGGGCCTCTCGGCGGAGTACGTGCACCTGGACGTCGAGGTGCCCGACGACGTGGTCGCCGGGATCGCGGCCACGGCGGACGACGGCTTCGACGTCGTCGTCGCGAACGCCGGCATCGCCCGCCGCCGTCCCTTCGGCGACCTGACCGACGCCGAGTGGGCCCACGTCCTCGACGTGAACCTCACCGGAGCCATGCGCGTCGTGCGCGCCGCGCTGCCCGGGCTCCGAGCCCGCGGCGGGGGAAGCGTGGTCGCGATGTCGTCCGTGCACGGCGTGGCCTACGGCTGGGCCGAGCACGCGCACTACTCCACCTCCAAGGCCGGTCTCGTGGGTCTGGTGCGCGCCCTGGCGTCCGAGCTCGGCCCCGACGGTATCCGGGTCAACGCCGTCGCGCCGGGGATGATCCGGACGGCCCAGTCGCTCGACGAGGTCAACTCCGCGGGTGCCGTGGCCCTCGACGCGGCGGCCTCGAGCGTCCCGCTGCGACGGATCGGCGAGCCGGACGAGGTCGCCGACGTGGTGCTCTTCCTCGCCTCCGACGCCGCGCGCTACGTCACGGGCCAGGCGCTCGTCGTCGACGGTGGCCTCACGGTCCACCTGGGCTGACGCCGTGCGCGCCGTGCTGCCCGACCTGGTCCGCGCCCTGGACGAGGACGGGTCCGTGGTGCTGGCGACCGTCGTCGGCACGTGGGGCAGTGCGCCACAGCCGGCGGGCGCCGCCATGCTGCGACGGCTGGACGGTCGCGTGGTCGGCTCGATCTCCGGAGGCTGCGTGGAGGGCGCGACCTACGAGCTCGCCGAGCAGGTCCAGGACACCGGTGAACCGGTCCGGTGCCGCTTCGACGTGAGCGACGACGACGCGATCGCGGTGGGACTGACCTGTGGCGGCACCATCGAGGTCCACGTCGAGCGGGTGGACGTCGACCAGCGACCGCTCTGGACGACCGTCCTGGCGAGCGTCCGGGACGGGCGCACGACGACGATCGTGTCCGCGCCCCCCGCGGACGGCGCACCTCCCGCGCCGCGCATCCTGCTCGAGGACGTCGCGCTCGACGGCGTCGACGGCTGGGACGGGGACGACCTCGCCCGGGTCTCGGTCGCCGCGTCAGCGGGCGGCGGCCTGGTCCGGCTCGGCCACGGCCCGACCGGCCCCGACCCGACCAGCCCCGACCCGACCAGCCCCGACCCGACCAGCCCGGACCCGACCAGCCCGGACCCGACCAGCCCCGATCCGACCAGCCCCGATCCGACCAGCCCCGGGCGCGAGGCGTTCGTCTCGGTCCTGGAGGCGGCCCCGCGCCTGCTCGTGTACGGCGCCGTCGACTTCGCCGCAGCGTTGTGCGACCAGGTGCGGCTGCTGGGGTACCGGACGACGGTGTGCGACGCACGTGCCGTCTTCGCCACCTCCGAGCGGTTCCCCTCGGCGGACGAGGTGGTCGTCGACTGGCCCCACCGCCACCTCGAGCGGGAGGTGCTGGCCGGACGGACCGACGGGCGGACCGTGGTGTGCGTGCTGACGCACGACGAGAAGTTCGACCTCCCGCTGCTGACCCTCGCCCTGACGCGCGACGACCTGGGCTACGTCGGGGCCATGGGGTCGGCGCGCACCCATCATCGTCGCGTGGCGTCGCTCGCGGACGCGGGCGTGCCGCCCGAGCGGGTGGCGCGCCTGCACAGTCCCATCGGGCTGCACCTGGGTGGACGGACGCCCGCCGAGACGGCGCTCGCGATCGCCGCCGAGGTGACGGCCTCTCGGCACGGTGCCTCGATGCAGCACCTGCGCGGCGCGCAGACGCCCATCCACGGCCGGGCGACACCAGCCGTCGGGCACCTCCGGCCCGCCGTCCCCGGCGCGTGACCACGCACGGCCGAGCGAGGTTCCGCCGCATCTGACCTGCGACGTCATCGCGGCGAAACAGACCGGTGACCGTGGCGACCTCAGTTCCGGAGAAACTCCTGCCGACAAGGCATTGACAACGTATGCACAGATGGGCTTGCATACGTAGTCATCAGGGTGAGTCGCTCGGCTCGCGCTGGGGTCGACGGGCGCGAGGTCCGGTCGTCCCACCCCCCAGAGAACGAGGAATCTCATGCGACGACCCACCCCCCGAGGAGCCGCCGTCGGTGCGGCCACCCTGTCCCTGCTGCTCGTGGCCGCCTGCGGCTCGGGCTCCGGCAGCGAAGGCGGCGCCGGAGGCGGCACCGCCGACCAGGCCGCCGCGAAGGCCGCCATCGACGAGGCGAAGGCCGTGCCCGAGTTCGTCGCCCCCGGACCCGCCTTCGACGCGAGCGCGGCGCGCGGCAAGCGCATCGCGCTCGTGCCCGACTACCCCATGCTCCCGTTCGTCCAGGAGATCAACGTCGGGCTCAAGGATGCGGCGAAGGAGGCCGGGCTCGAGGTCGACGACTGCAACAACGACGGCACCGTCGGCGGCTGGGTGAAGTGCTTCGACAAGGCGATCTCCTCCAAGCCCGACCTCATCGTCCTCAACGGCTCGCCCTCCCCGTCGCAGCTGCAGCCACAGATCAAGGCCGCCGAGGCGGCGGGCATCCCCGTCATCGCCAACCACGTGCCGCTCGACGACGAGTTCCCGAAGGGCACGCTCCCGAAGACCAACGTCACCGGACTCACCGCGGTGCAGCCCGGACCGTTCGTCCAGGGGGCCAAGCTCATGGCCGACTACACGGTCGCCGAGGACGGCGCCGACGTGAACGCGCTGATCGTCACCGCGAACGAGGCGCCCGCGAGCCGCGGCCTGGTCAAGATGATCCAGGACGAGCTGGCCGCCGTGTGCGACTCGTGCGAGAACGAGGTCCTCAACGTCCCGATCGTCGACTGGGCCACCAAGCTGCAGGGCGAGGTGCGCACCGCGCTCCTGAAGGACCCGAGCATCAACTGGGTCATCACGATCTACGACGGCGCCATGCCGAACGTCGTCCCGGCCATCCAGGCCGCGGGTCGCAAGGGCAAGGTCAAGCTGACGGGGTTCAACGGCCAGGGCTTCGCCCTCTCGGGAATCGCCGACGGCACCGTCACCTCCACCATGGGCGAGAACCTGGAGTGGACCGGGTGGTCCACGATCGACCGTGCGCTGCGCGTGCTCGTGAACGGCGACGCCGACGACGCGACCGATATGGACACGCCCGTCCGCGTCTGGGACTCGTCGAACATCGACGAGGCGGGCACGCCGCCGAAGCCCACCCAGGGCTACGGCGACACCTTCAAGGACGGCTACCTCGAGCTGTGGGGGGTCAAGTAGCCATGGCGACGCCCGGACCGTCCGTCCTCGAGCTGGTCGGACTCACCAAGACGTTCGGCGGCACCACCGTCCTCGACGCGGTCGACCTGTCGGTCGCGCCGGGGGAGGTGCACGGCCTGCTCGGGGAGAACGGTTCGGGCAAGTCGACCCTCATCAAGGTCCTTGCCGGGTTCCACGACCCGGACGGCGGCCGCCTGCGGGTCGGCGGGCGCGACGTCGCGCTGCCGCTGCAGCCGGACGCGCCCCGCACGCTGGGTCTGCAGTTCGTCCACCAGGACCTCGGGCTGATCGAGTCGCTGAGCGTCGTGGAGAACCTCGTCGTGGCCGACATGGCCCAGCGGCGGCTACGGATCTCGTGGGCGCAGGAGCGGCGCAAGGCCCGGCAGGTCTTCGAGCGCTACGGCATCGACCTCGACCCGGCGGCGACGGTCGCGGACGTCCGACCGGTGCAGCGTGCCCAGCTCGCGATCGCCCGGGCCATGGAGGGGATGCGCGAGGCGCGCGGCCACGGCGACGGAGGCGCCCACGGCCTGCTCGTCCTGGACGAGCCGACCGTCTTCCTCCCGCGGGAGGAGGTCGACCAGCTGTTCGGCCTGATGCGCGACATCGCGGCGTCCGGGGCGTCGGTGCTGTTCGTCTCCCACGACATCGACGAGGTGCTGCGGGTGACCGATCGCGCCACCGTCCTGCGCGACGGTCGTCTCGTCGACACCCTCGTGACGGCCGAGACCGACCACGACGCCCTCATCGAGCGCATCATCGGCCGCCGGCTGGAGGCTCACGCGCCCCCGGCGGCGGGGACGACCGTGAACGCCGCGCCGGTGATGGCACGGGTGCGTGGACTCACGTCGGACCCCCTCGTGGACGTCGACCTCGACGTCCACGAGGGTGAGGTGCTGGGCGTGACCGGCCTGCTCGGCTCCGGCTTCGAGGCCCTGCCCTACGTGCTGCACGGCGCCGTCGCGCCGACGTCCGGCCGCCTCGAGCTCGACGGGACCGAGCACGACCTCACGTCGCGACGCGGCCCGTGTGCCTCCACCGCGCTCGTGCCCGCCGACCGCAAGAACGACTCGGCCGTGCAGACCCTCCCGGTCACCGACAACGTCACGATGCCGGTCCTCGGCCGGTTCCGGGGAGCCCTCGGCCTCGACCGCCGGGCGATGACGACGGCCACCGCCGCGCTCATGGAGGAGTACGACGTGCGTCCCCGCGATCCCTCGCTGCCCCTGTCGGCACTGTCCGGCGGCAACCAGCAGAAGGCGGTCATCGCCAAGTGGCTGCAGACCGGCCCGCGCCTGCTCCTGCTGCACGAGCCGACCCAGGGTGTC is part of the Aeromicrobium sp. Leaf245 genome and harbors:
- a CDS encoding ABC transporter permease, which translates into the protein MSALAEEKKKADQQAEASPPAARRGGPRWRDLGQRWALLIAWVVVIVVFGALRPDIYLSAANFQTIFGSQAVLLLLALGLLLPLVTGNLDLSVAANLAFSSVLLAVLQVEAGLSLGVAVLVVLAVGVVIGMVNGFLIVGLGIDSLIATLGIATVLQGLALAISNGQTYSGVSSTLINLSANYRFAGIALGFWYGVVLTLLLAYLFVFTALGRRMLFVGRNAEVSRLSGVPVARIQWGAMVGAAVIASFAGIIYTGSQGAADPTSGLGFLLPAFAACFLGSTAVQPGRFNPVGTFIAVFFLVSGITGLQILGAASYVQQLFYGGALILAVALAKIPERRRKRKKVAA
- a CDS encoding FAD-dependent oxidoreductase, with the protein product MTTNATTTLSRVWQPMQIGPLRLKNRIIVPPRVLNWGEDGVLSQRHLDHYRRLVEGGAAMIVTEQHAAYPIAKGSFHHPCSAWEMHSVPQFQKMADIVHEHGAMGAVELFGPGTHDKGMMLLDEWHPLWGVSDIPSIVHNEVPSVMGQREIDEIVAGFVRSARNVRDGGLDGVELHAAHGYLLCQFLSSIYNKRTDRYGGSLENRARIILDIARGIRAEVGDDLALGIRLSYDEFVDGVGITPDEADEHVRLFASTGLFDYFSISAGSYHTLHRGTAPMQEDDGHLVPFARRAKEIVSDRAAVIAVGKIKDLHLAEEVIASGAADVVAMGRAQLADPQIVRKTLEGREHEIIRCTSVNECIGRLFDETEVICMMNPVTGREARWGTTDRVAPEDAKSVLVVGGGPSGLKLASVAATRGHRVTLVEERDELGGHLNLLSSMPQQPGWAVAADDLVRAAQNAGVEIRLGTRADADFVRSFGADRVFLAVGSYYDTRGVSPWTPQVDEVPGIDAPHVLAIDEAVRRVLEHGGSALGPRVVIVDESGQYLPLGLAELVAGAGAHVSIVTPQMYVGAELERHLGLPWKMPRLLDLGVEFVPQRRLDAVSGACVVTSDLWNGRSVEIPDVSTLVLSIHRRSRTDLAEELVDLGETVQRVGDALAPRKIAELTYEGELIGRQI
- a CDS encoding XdhC family protein, which gives rise to MRAVLPDLVRALDEDGSVVLATVVGTWGSAPQPAGAAMLRRLDGRVVGSISGGCVEGATYELAEQVQDTGEPVRCRFDVSDDDAIAVGLTCGGTIEVHVERVDVDQRPLWTTVLASVRDGRTTTIVSAPPADGAPPAPRILLEDVALDGVDGWDGDDLARVSVAASAGGGLVRLGHGPTGPDPTSPDPTSPDPTSPDPTSPDPTSPDPTSPDPTSPGREAFVSVLEAAPRLLVYGAVDFAAALCDQVRLLGYRTTVCDARAVFATSERFPSADEVVVDWPHRHLEREVLAGRTDGRTVVCVLTHDEKFDLPLLTLALTRDDLGYVGAMGSARTHHRRVASLADAGVPPERVARLHSPIGLHLGGRTPAETALAIAAEVTASRHGASMQHLRGAQTPIHGRATPAVGHLRPAVPGA
- a CDS encoding sugar ABC transporter ATP-binding protein codes for the protein MATPGPSVLELVGLTKTFGGTTVLDAVDLSVAPGEVHGLLGENGSGKSTLIKVLAGFHDPDGGRLRVGGRDVALPLQPDAPRTLGLQFVHQDLGLIESLSVVENLVVADMAQRRLRISWAQERRKARQVFERYGIDLDPAATVADVRPVQRAQLAIARAMEGMREARGHGDGGAHGLLVLDEPTVFLPREEVDQLFGLMRDIAASGASVLFVSHDIDEVLRVTDRATVLRDGRLVDTLVTAETDHDALIERIIGRRLEAHAPPAAGTTVNAAPVMARVRGLTSDPLVDVDLDVHEGEVLGVTGLLGSGFEALPYVLHGAVAPTSGRLELDGTEHDLTSRRGPCASTALVPADRKNDSAVQTLPVTDNVTMPVLGRFRGALGLDRRAMTTATAALMEEYDVRPRDPSLPLSALSGGNQQKAVIAKWLQTGPRLLLLHEPTQGVDVGARGQIWDVIRGSADAGGAVVCASSDHEQLAALCDRVVVLARGRVVAELTGGDVTKERITERCLSSVQLAAAAEDAA
- a CDS encoding 3-hydroxyacyl-CoA dehydrogenase family protein codes for the protein MTETTEATTQAISDDVTTVAVVGAGTMGRGIAGLFLRAGHDVRIHDHLPGVAARWVDSLSADELRGDDGRVRATDVATLEELVQGAGLVVEVVAEDRAIKASVLRTVSEHAPAHCIIATNTSSFPIDELAEDCLRPERFLGMHFFNPADVIPGVEVIAGEATDPAVVERVSAWLTAAGKRPATVRSSPGFIANRLQMALFLEAVKCVEEGLVTAADLDTVVSTSFGFRLPFFGPFAIADMAGLDVYRSIFATLQQGFGDRFAAPDSLVALTDQGHYGLKTGRGFRAYAPDEGETLVAARDDAYARMNDLLSDS
- a CDS encoding SDR family NAD(P)-dependent oxidoreductase, giving the protein MSDASLAGRRVLVTGAAGGIGAAVAIAAAGAGAASVLLADRPGAELSAVASQVEAAGAATVVLAADLGEADAVVQLASEAVDRAGEIDVLVNAAGVHERVLAADTAVDVMSLDLWNLVMAINLTAPFLLTRELASSMPNGGSIVNVASQLGLVGAAASPAYTTSKAGLVQLTRSTAVDLAERGIRCNAVAPGAIETAMTDRILASTADPAAARADALDTYVLKRFGLPAEVAEAVCFLASDASAWTTGACFVVDGGQTAWR
- a CDS encoding Ohr family peroxiredoxin — translated: MPKILYSTEATTTTGRGGSVATSDGRLDLQLSAPKELGGDSGPGTNPEQLLAAGYAACFNTALRAVLGQHDVTDVEPVVSAQVGIFRYPEGYRLDVAVTAELPDVDPVVAEKYVAEADQMCPFSDALRGDAIVSVGLAE
- a CDS encoding sugar ABC transporter substrate-binding protein, with the protein product MRRPTPRGAAVGAATLSLLLVAACGSGSGSEGGAGGGTADQAAAKAAIDEAKAVPEFVAPGPAFDASAARGKRIALVPDYPMLPFVQEINVGLKDAAKEAGLEVDDCNNDGTVGGWVKCFDKAISSKPDLIVLNGSPSPSQLQPQIKAAEAAGIPVIANHVPLDDEFPKGTLPKTNVTGLTAVQPGPFVQGAKLMADYTVAEDGADVNALIVTANEAPASRGLVKMIQDELAAVCDSCENEVLNVPIVDWATKLQGEVRTALLKDPSINWVITIYDGAMPNVVPAIQAAGRKGKVKLTGFNGQGFALSGIADGTVTSTMGENLEWTGWSTIDRALRVLVNGDADDATDMDTPVRVWDSSNIDEAGTPPKPTQGYGDTFKDGYLELWGVK
- a CDS encoding SDR family NAD(P)-dependent oxidoreductase, with the translated sequence MEGRRRRVLVTGGSLGIGAACVRSLAQAGDHVVVADVLDAEGSELVAALVAEGLSAEYVHLDVEVPDDVVAGIAATADDGFDVVVANAGIARRRPFGDLTDAEWAHVLDVNLTGAMRVVRAALPGLRARGGGSVVAMSSVHGVAYGWAEHAHYSTSKAGLVGLVRALASELGPDGIRVNAVAPGMIRTAQSLDEVNSAGAVALDAAASSVPLRRIGEPDEVADVVLFLASDAARYVTGQALVVDGGLTVHLG